Within the Triplophysa dalaica isolate WHDGS20190420 chromosome 2, ASM1584641v1, whole genome shotgun sequence genome, the region CTATGattctgaatttattttttaacagatATCTTTACTAAAAATAGGTTTAAAAAGGAAACCAAAGCATGCCGCTTTATGCCATCCTGctaccaaaaataaacaaatactttcACAAATAACCCCCTTTTagaataaactataaaatatcCCCCATCCCTCGTCCCGTTTTTGCACTCACCCATATCTGCAGTTTTACACGTTTTTCATTACGGTAAACCGTTTTGACTTTGAAGTCAATGCCGACCGTGCTGACGAAGGCTGATGTAAAAGAGTCATCAGCGTACCGGAACAGGAAACTGGTTTTTCCCACGCTGCTGTTCCCAATTATGAGGAGCTTGAACATGTAGTCAAAATTCTGATCAGCCACATCCTTCTGGATTTGTGTCTGCTGGCGTGTATCGTTGGCAGATGCCATCTACAGGGATGGAGGGGAAAAGACAAAGTAAGCCAGAAGGCACAGTGCCATTATCTCCAAAGTAATTGGTTCAAATGACAGGAAATCCTCAtaacagttaaagggatagttcgccctaaaataaaaattctgtcattatttactccccctcaagttgtttcaaaccattATAAacttacaaaaaaagaaaagtgtctTAATGTagaaaaccaaacagttctgcagcatcattgactaccatagtagtagttttttcttactatgtgttttttcttacatgtgccccagaactatttgaTTACACACAGTCTTCCACATAgccttctttgtgttcagacaAACAATGActtgtatacaggtttgacatgacagaattttcatttttgggtgaactattccatttAAGGCTCAAGTCAAAGGTGTACTACTTTGTCCTAGCTCCTGTACTGGGTCAAGTTCTGTATTCCTCCAGCACTGTCCACTATAACAGCTGAGTGGAGATCTTTCATTGATTAAAATGCCATTAAAACACTAAACATTCTGGTCTGGAAAACTATATTAGAATGTAAAGCATTCAGAACACTTATAGACTatgttacaaaaaaatcttCTCTTTGGTTAACCACCCTATCGTTCCTTACCCATACACTGTGCGTACATACCAAAATTAGAGTTAATATTTGGGTAGTGGACAAATAATCCGTACCATGTGTCCTATGATGTGActgcaaaaaaattgaaaacaaacggttaataatatttttataaatatttatatttataatataactatCATACCCGCGATTTatcttcattattattttattttctacatttttgctttCTAGTTATCAATTACCCATTACCCAACAAATTTTCTCATGAAATGTTATTTCCATAAAAACAATGCACACTTTGAGCCATTTATTTCAAATGCCTTTGGAACTGAATGTGTCCTGCTGGTCTGAATAAGGAATGTCGCTGTCTTTCCTTTTATTCTGTTAAAAACTCACAAGTTATTGTATCAAAGATTCTGGCCTTATTGGTGTTTGACATGTGGTTAAACTAAGGGTATGAAGCATTAAgcttcatgcattttttttaaagaaaaaattatgTGTACAATTGAAAGACTGGATCTACACTCCTATATTTACACCTGCAAATGGCACACATGAGGGAGTTACCAGGATATGACACACCTTTGAACACGTTTGAACGAACACAGTGATGTTATACCACAGTCTACAATTGACTTATTTTATATCGAAAAATAAGAATGATATACAGCAAATACACTGACGTATTTTGTATGATCTTGGTGTTTCCACACCTCCAATACGCAGTACATACCCTGAACTACACATGCATCTGTCAAACACAATAACTCCATCGCGTAACAGACGCAAATAACTTTTCACACTGTTGCGTTATCAATAAGAGAACGCAAAATACGGAGTAGCAGCTTAGAATCCTCAAAGCATGCTTCCATATGGACACCTTCCAGAAATATCATACTACCGTACAcgaacatacacaaaaaaatgagtCTCCTTAGGCAACACGTAGAACAGGCTGACAAACCTTGCTCAGATATTCTTGTAGTTAATTTTATAAAGTTGCGCTGTTCCTCAGCTTGTTCGGGACATCCAGTGCTCGGATGCGCGGTGTCCTCAACGATCCACTTTCACTTTTCCTGCACGCGATTCTGGAAAAGGTGCACGCGATACTGGAGAGGTGCACGCGCTGTTTAAATCCCGACCATTGCCTTCACAGGGGCGTTGCAACATCAGAGCTTTGATGCCTTCGCCTGCCGCGACCTGCTGGCTCCCCACCAGTTTTATTTTGCTGACGGATGGTTGAAACTGTTTTCAGATCAGCCAGCGGCCCTGGCGAGTTGTCAGCATGCACTTACTGTAACCAATCAACAGGTCCGCTTGTGTGTCAGCATACATTTACATACGGGTCATTCTCTCTTAAGACTTACTGAAAATACCCGGAAATTTTATTAGGTTTCTTAACAAAATATCGTCTGTTTACTATTAAAAAAGACCTTATTCCTTATTAAAGACCTTATTTGTGCCTTATTCCAGTAGGATGTAGGCTAATGGCGGTTTTTTGGTTCGCATCCGCATCCAGTAGAGACTCACAGAGATCATAAGcttccattaaaacaaacagGCCTCactcccattataaccattagaGTTTCTGTGATGATTTCTATCAgacaatatgtttaaatgttaatgaattacattttgCAAATTTCAAGCGGACACTAGGGTATATTAAGCTATGTATTTGCATAACTCTCCACACCCTGCTTGCTCATAAACAAGCTTACAAAACCTCGGTCAACCCTAACAACAACAGTGAATACGTTGTTTACATTCATTATTACTGTGACgttatatgggtcaatgacgtgacatgtattttttgtgtccaaattcattattttcctaaaaagaatttgaataaatacatgtcatatatcaaatggatctacaatatgtcctttataagaaacccttttcattttattgaaattcaatagattttttgagttttggtgtttgaaagaccaaaaatgtcaggtggtgcgaccgtccgaacatacaaacagagaacaaaactgagaaataaatgttaattttctcaataaaattcttaataaaatattttggcatgattttatgttaaatttcttatatatgaggggaaaatactcagtgctaaatccattaaatgtatattattttaaattaatatatggtcgcaccacctgacattttcttatttgtcattgacccatatatgtgCTTTCTAGTGTTTTATGTCACATTGATTAAAACATGAGGTAATTCACATGAGGGGGCGTCGCTTTGGAGAGAGCTCTGGAAGAAGGGCGTGGTCTTTCAgttcttatttttttgctttaattgtCTTCCTTTTTGTAAattgatttggataaaagcatccacTAAGTATCTTAATGTGAACTCTTATGCGTTCACGTTCATTTAATAATGATGCCATAATGACATCATTAACATATATTCAGGAAAAAATGAATCCAGCTCTTTTGCAGCTGTAAAGTTAGGAATCAGAATGCAGGGAAgcaattttattatttcaccCTAGAGCATGAGTGTTAATACAGACAGCAGTCCTaaacaaactaacaaacaaTTTGAAAGCAACTGTGGTCGTGATAATCCTTATAATTGTCAACCATTTAGACAGTGGGCTGCTGGCCTACCTCTATTATGAGAAAATTCACCTagtacattattttataaaaaacatcataGGGAGCTGTACATTCATtccatttaatgaaatatattaattCAAAACATCATATGAGACAAAGTTATATCTCAGTAGTTTTCTTTAATTCTTTGGTTCAGAAACAAGCTTATGTAAAATCTCTGAgtcacaaaaaaaggaaaacggGGAGAGAGCACCATAAGGAATTGAGCAATCAAAGGCACTGCTATAGAATACACAAACAGGTCACTTAAAGCTTACAGAAATATGCTAgtgtattttaaagtttatggttaaacatcaacaaatataTTAGCTAAGATTATGGTACAAATGGAAAACGCtcaaatcaacaaaatattactgttaaaataaaaacaagatatcTTAGAGAAGGATTACAAaccatataaaacaaaactactTTTCAAAATTTAAGCGATTCAACAACATAAAACTGAGCAGAACTGTCTTGTAAACTTAAGCAAAACTAGCTGTCTCTCTAGTAAGTTATACTTTTATTCATACGACTCTGTTTAATTTACCAACCGTTTGTGACCTGATGCGTGTGCTTGGCAGGATCATTGGCCTCCCACAGCTTCTGAAACTCCAGCCGATAGGGCCGCACAAGCTCGGGTTCCTCTGTTACAATGATGTTCTCTTTGTTGCTCTGGACTGCTGTTACTGTCCAGTTGAGGGAACCGGTGATCAGCTTCTTGCCATCAACTATGGCAAATTTGTGATGCATATGAACGGCGGTGCTCATCTCATGCCTCACACAGATACCTGTAGCATATTTTTAAGGAGAAAACTGTCCTGATTCTTTTAAGGTTGTACTAATACATATGGACATCAGTTTTTTAGACAGCTGTAAGCCTTGTGTAATAGCCTACAGAAGTTACAACACTGTGTACTGAAATAACAAAGACTGAGCCAGACAGAATATGTGCAGGCTGTGCCGTTTTTTAATCTGATCAAATGAATGATATGGCTTTCACTGCCTCTACAGTTCTGCAAGTTCTGCAAATCATTTTAGTCTGCATGCCACATAGCTGTGAGGACGGGTAAATGCGAAGATATAGAAAGTGGATGAAACATTTTGTGATATATGACGCATAAAATTGCACATTCAGCTGTTTGTCCCTCTGTATGTTAACTGAAATAACACACCTGCCCTGCGGAGGTTGCCGATCTGAGATCCAGTGATGGTCATGTAGTCTCTGTCGGTAACCACTCGTACAGTAATTCCGCGTTCGTGCAGGAGAAGAATCATTCTGCACAGCTCCATGTGTGAGAAGGAAAATACACATAGGTCCAGTGATGCATGTGCAGAGAGGAGATGCCTGAGAAGCCTGGAGAAAGATGTCTCCTTGCCATGGGGGAGGGGACATTTGCTAGGGTGGAGAGAGGGGTGGAGACTTGATGTAAACAAAAGGCAAGTGTAAATCATTCTTGTTAACTCATATTAGATATTATGGCCGGTTTAATCATCATTTTGGAAATGTACAAACAagtgcagtgcattgtgggatatttCAAGACTACTAAATTGAGATTAGTGTGAAGTTTCAGGAGTCTGCCAATCAGACACAGATGCAAACGTTACCAGGGGAAGCTTCTATTGGGTGTGAACAGGTGCTCAAGGCAGGTTTGGGTTGAAGGGAAGAACAGGACTTCTTTCAGGGGCCCGCGCACCCTCAGACGTCGCATCAGCCAGTCAAACCACTCCACACCCAGCACGAGGGCTACGGCTCCCAAACCAAACACTTTCAACATCTCTTTAAACGATATCTTGATACACAATGAATACACACAGACAAGTGACAACAGTGAAACTTCTCATATTCTTAATTCTGAAATAATTTAAACTCATATCAACATGTatgttatttagttatttaatttgtaatgaTAAGCGTTTAAAATCAACTCACATAATTAGCATAACGCAACttatgcttcataaatgatgtGCATTTTGAAGGGAAAGTTCGTGTAAACATGCGCAGATTTTGCGCATGTACTCAACCCGACAGTCATGATACAGTGCATTTAAATACTGCTTAATTGCGCAGTATCTGCGCATATTAACAGCAGGCGGTGAAAAGTGTGAAGAATGAGgattaaagagaaaaatatgaaggtaaattcaaaacatatttgCTAAATTGGCTGGTTAGCAAAAGCAAATGTCAAACGCTGCATTATGACCGTGCATATCTGATTTCACATGTTTAATACTTTTCTTTGCAACCGCTACGACCGTATCGTTTACAGTCATGGCCTTCGCAAGCAGCGACCAATTAGAATATGTCATCCAATTTGTATTAGCTTGGACTTACTTAGGTATGCATTTTTAATCgcacaaaaagttattttatataacacTGTACCTGTTGAGACATGTTACCAACTGCCGTGACAACTAAAGCCAACCGTACAACCTGTGCGCTGTCGTTACCTTCTTCTTCAAAGACACTAAATTGGAgggtgagtgtgtgagtgtctcCCCCTACTGGTAACGTTTTGTCATAGGACACATTCAATGACGAACCTGAAGCGAGGTCTTAGCTGCAGCCTACAGAACGGTTGCAGCAGTTGTATCCCCGCCTCGTTctgcatgtgtgtatatgtgtgactGAAGCAATGACGACCAGACGACACGTTAGTTTggttaattgtttattatttgtgaaGGAAAAGTAATCAAGTGGCAGTTTGATAAAGTGAAGAATCTAATGAGCATTAGAATGAGAATAAACACCAAATCTGCAATTTCTTGAGGCAGTTATAAACAGTGACCtctattcaaattaaaaagtgtataaatgacagagttaaaataatgttttacttcaTATGCATAACTCTAAAAtgcatataatgtaaaatatcatAGACAATTTGAGTTTGATTCGCCTATTGAACCACAAGGAGaagctgaccaatcagaatgcaCATTTTGCTCGACAAGGTGGAGGGAAATATATAGTCTGTCCTCCAGAAGGAGCAGAGGATGAGGTTTCTACATGCACATATGTACGTACGTTTTAGATTAAATTTGTCTTCCGTTCATTTATAGgcctaaatatttatattagcaATACTCTGTGAATGGCACTGTAGATTTCCAAGTCACCCAAAACCAAAAGGGTTAAAATGGACATTAAGCTGGTATGCGATCAGCAGAAAAAGATACAGCTTCTACCAGTGGCTGAAAGCCAAAGCTTTAGTGTATTAAATGATTAAGCAATGCCATTAACTTCATTAGACTTGACGCAGTATTTGTGGTCATAGACTAGACGTGGGCCGCCCATGGGAGTCAGGCCGCTCTGAGATGGGACTTTGTTAGTACCCATCTGCAGGGACACAGTTAAAGTGTCCACGGGCTCCAGACTCACATTCTTCTCTGTCACCTGTCTCGCCGTGCCAAGAGCAAACATCCCAGCctaaaaatggagaaaaatgtGGTGAAGCAATATGGTATGAGAGGCTATGATGAATTGGAAATATAGCCAAGAATAAAGGGCGACTCTTTATAACATCTAACATGAGTGACAGGATGGACCGATACCAGTATCGGTATCGGCCCGATAGCAAGCTCATGTACTCGTACTCGTAATGACACAACGATATCAATGACCGATACCAATGACCGATACCTCACGTAATGTACAAGAGTCCTAGTGACAGGATATGTTTTTACCATGCTGGCACATTTGTTGGTGCCCATTTGAAGGTTGATAGTAGATCGATCTGCTGGTTTCTCCATGCCCATATTGGGATCATAGAGGTGTCGTCTTGTTCCATAGGAGGTCATGCCCTTTTGACTGGCGAACTTATTGGAGCCCATCTGTGAATTTAGATAACgtttaatatcatttaatatcatggaagtttgttttaatgtggCAATTGGTTGAAAACCATCATGTGACCTGCTGGCTGATGATACCGTCCCCCTCTTTCAACTTCTCAGGTGTGAACTTCCGTTGCTTTTTGGCTGCGTAGTTCACACCAACATCGTTTTTTGTGTGGAAACCTTTAGTCTTGGCCtggaaacatgaaataaaaagcagACAAATATAATCAAAGGCTCAAAAAGAAgacaatcccataatgcattgcgaCAGGATTAGGGAAAACAACTATATATAATGGCAAGCGAAGCAATGATTATTACTCTTTAACATTGCTAAATAGAAATAGTCTGTTGCCCAATTTTTGATAACTGAAAAGTTCTTCTGTTATGAAaacttattaaattaaaaattaaaatcgTCTTTGCTCACCATTCCAGCCAATGCGACTAGGGCCGACTGGACCTGGGTATGATTCATGTCCTCAAAAAGGTCAGTGGCTTCAAAAATGTCATGTGGTCTCAGGCCATATTCACCAATGGCTCGCACAAATTGAGCGATGTTCTCCACCTACAGTAAGAGAGATTGAGAGGTTAGGATATCGAGTGAAGTAGGGAATGGATACTGTATGATGGATCTCTGTTTTAGAACATGTCTGTTTAGTAGTTTCCAAattccttttgttttttataagcACTTTGAGAATTTGGACGTTAGGCCATGtccaaaaacacaatatttgtaAGACGTGCTCTGTCTTTGTCATTTAATCACAACATTCTAAAGTTATTGAGATAAAATCAGCCATTAGTTACATGAGTTTGACTTCTGTGTTACATTCCTTGTTCATGCAGGCTGCTCTAAATTGCTTGTTTCGTTTATCAACTGTAACTATTTGCTCTTTAAATCAATAACTAATTTGACTAAACGCCGACTTGCTTTTGGCAGTGTTgaatttctttctctttaatTATAACAAACAGTGAGAttcctgtcattatttacttactctCGGAGCTAAAAGTGAAACTTCAAGTCTCCATTCCCTATGTATTTCTAGGTAAAACATGAACTTTTTTATGCCACGTGAGCATGCGATACATGCACTACCACTGAAACCCTAAGCGAGTATAACGTTGCATTCTTAACATTGCATGAATGTCAGGGCATGGAGCTCATCATTtccatattataaaataaaattcaggaTAAGACCTATATTTACTTGTGTCATGATATACATGAGTATATATGTGAGTCCTAGACAGATATTTCCACTTTCAGACACTTTTGATATACACTGTTAGAGGACAAATAAGGAGAGGTAGATCCACCTACATACCTTGTGCCAGTTAAGGGTTGAATGATTGATTGTAGTAACCGATCCAGGCTTAAGTTTGTTGATCAGTCTAGTGGACAAAACCCATATAAGAACATTTAAGTTGAGCTCAGAATAGGGCACTTAACTGCACCCTAAGAGCATGCATACTtctaattgttaaaaataagcCACTCTTGTGGTTTGCTGACAGTTGAATGATGTTTAAAACTTTGACGAAACTCACTCGCACAAGAGAACGCCGTCCTTCAACCCCTCCATGAAGTTCTCAGGAATCGCTCGACCTGTGACCTCATAGATCCACATCCTCAGGGCATCCTCTGTCTGAGGGTCATACTTCTGCGCCAGCTATGAGGCAGTTAAATGAGAGAATACAAGTATAAATTGTCACATAATATATTCTCCAAAATcttaaacaaataagaaacgGCATATTTTTTCGcccatgtttttttactttactgcTTCTTAAAGCATCATCTTAGTATTGGTGTTAATAAAGTTTGGAGCAAATGTAATCTCTTCCTGTTGTAGTATCTGTAATACCTGTGGTATTTTGAATTTACACAAGAGCTCAGTTTCCTGTAGTAATTCCTAGTTCACACTTCACAGTTGGATCACATAAGGTAACTGAAGTGTGCATTTACAGAAGATGAGATTTACTGAATCATAAATGGGGTGTTGCAATCTCTACTGTGTCTGTGTGCAATGTTTCttataatctttaaaataaccATTAGTTAAAATGTTCTATGTTCTACACTAAAACATAACATTGATAGTACACACTAAAAATT harbors:
- the pld6 gene encoding mitochondrial cardiolipin hydrolase isoform X1; this encodes MFTRTFPSKCTSFMKHKLRYANYISFKEMLKVFGLGAVALVLGVEWFDWLMRRLRVRGPLKEVLFFPSTQTCLEHLFTPNRSFPCKCPLPHGKETSFSRLLRHLLSAHASLDLCVFSFSHMELCRMILLLHERGITVRVVTDRDYMTITGSQIGNLRRAGICVRHEMSTAVHMHHKFAIVDGKKLITGSLNWTVTAVQSNKENIIVTEEPELVRPYRLEFQKLWEANDPAKHTHQVTNGW
- the pld6 gene encoding mitochondrial cardiolipin hydrolase isoform X2 → MSQQISFKEMLKVFGLGAVALVLGVEWFDWLMRRLRVRGPLKEVLFFPSTQTCLEHLFTPNRSFPCKCPLPHGKETSFSRLLRHLLSAHASLDLCVFSFSHMELCRMILLLHERGITVRVVTDRDYMTITGSQIGNLRRAGICVRHEMSTAVHMHHKFAIVDGKKLITGSLNWTVTAVQSNKENIIVTEEPELVRPYRLEFQKLWEANDPAKHTHQVTNGW
- the cnn1a gene encoding calponin 1, basic, smooth muscle, a — translated: MSTHFSKGPTFGLSAEVRNKLAQKYDPQTEDALRMWIYEVTGRAIPENFMEGLKDGVLLCELINKLKPGSVTTINHSTLNWHKVENIAQFVRAIGEYGLRPHDIFEATDLFEDMNHTQVQSALVALAGMAKTKGFHTKNDVGVNYAAKKQRKFTPEKLKEGDGIISQQMGSNKFASQKGMTSYGTRRHLYDPNMGMEKPADRSTINLQMGTNKCASMAGMFALGTARQVTEKNVSLEPVDTLTVSLQMGTNKVPSQSGLTPMGGPRLVYDHKYCVKSNEVNGIA